A single genomic interval of Chloroherpetonaceae bacterium harbors:
- the pth gene encoding aminoacyl-tRNA hydrolase: MKLIVGLGNPEPRYDGTRHNIGFAILDALAQELGVAFQSGKGDYLLAKAHYAGIDVLLQKPLTYMNLSGRAVRQAMQFYKVSVSDVLVVCDDLNLPLGAVRLRPKGSAGGQNGLRNIITELGREDFARLRFGIGNPPHKGAAANYVLSPFRADELPIVQEAIAHCVKACLCFVEHGIQLAMTRFNRKEPASL, from the coding sequence ATGAAACTCATCGTAGGATTAGGCAATCCCGAACCACGATACGACGGCACACGCCACAATATCGGCTTTGCAATTCTTGATGCGCTTGCCCAAGAATTAGGGGTGGCATTCCAGTCAGGCAAAGGAGATTATCTCCTTGCAAAAGCGCATTACGCTGGCATTGATGTGCTGTTGCAAAAACCATTGACCTATATGAACCTTTCAGGACGGGCAGTGCGGCAAGCTATGCAGTTCTACAAGGTGAGTGTGTCAGATGTGCTGGTCGTGTGCGATGACCTGAATCTGCCCTTAGGTGCAGTGCGCTTGCGCCCGAAAGGCTCAGCTGGAGGGCAAAATGGATTGAGGAATATTATTACAGAATTAGGGCGAGAGGACTTTGCGCGTCTAAGGTTTGGCATTGGCAATCCACCTCACAAGGGAGCGGCAGCAAACTACGTGCTATCACCATTCCGTGCTGATGAACTGCCGATTGTGCAAGAAGCAATTGCGCACTGCGTAAAGGCATGCTTGTGCTTCGTCGAACACGGCATTCAGCTCGCCATGACCCGCTTTAATCGCAAAGAACCTGCTTCGCTGTAG
- a CDS encoding ABC transporter ATP-binding protein/permease, with protein MAEQKTPQKGLQMDSDAPSGNVFDALLLRRLYRYVRPYPLLLASATLLTVLAALFSPLRPYLVKLAVDNHIAIGDTDGLMRLSALFLGVLCLEALTQFGSAYLTQLLGQKAVFNLRQELFAHVQRLALSFFDRNPIGRLMTRITNDVESLNEMLSSGLVSLLGDVFQLAFIIVMMLILDWQLTLVSFSVLPLMFWATMVFKKYVRVAYQDVRTEVARLNAFLQEHITGMMIVQLFSREQKEFEKHSEINAAHRDANIRSVWYYSIFYPTIELLSAIALGLIIWHSSQRILSHSLTLGVVISFVQYIALFFRPLQDLSDKFNIMQTAITSAERIFRLLDQKVFIRAPEHPVILQHVRGDIAFENVSFAYTDENWVLRDISFEAKAGEKIALVGATGSGKSTIISLLSKFYEPQKGRILLDGIDIRQIPERELRRHIGVVLQDVFLFSGTIRDNITLGNAEISDAAIDAAARLVGAHTFIEKLPRQYDYLVQERGSALSAGQRQLIAFVRALVYDPKILVLDEATSSVDTETEQLIERALEKLMAGRTALIIAHRLSTVQKADKIIVLHRGTIREMGTHQALLQQRGLYYKLYQLQYAEQVGVPHSAENLTAKDEAS; from the coding sequence ATGGCAGAGCAAAAGACACCTCAGAAAGGCTTGCAGATGGATTCTGATGCACCATCGGGCAATGTGTTTGATGCATTGCTCCTGCGTCGCCTCTACCGCTATGTGCGTCCGTATCCGCTTCTCTTAGCCAGTGCTACGCTGCTCACTGTTCTTGCTGCACTTTTTTCGCCCCTCCGTCCGTATCTGGTTAAGCTCGCTGTGGACAACCATATTGCCATAGGCGATACAGACGGTCTAATGCGGCTCAGCGCCCTGTTTCTTGGCGTGTTATGTCTGGAAGCGCTGACACAATTTGGTAGCGCCTATCTTACCCAACTGCTGGGGCAGAAGGCGGTCTTCAACCTGCGTCAAGAGCTATTTGCACACGTGCAGCGCCTTGCGCTCTCGTTTTTCGACCGTAATCCTATTGGCAGACTCATGACACGCATTACAAATGACGTGGAGTCGCTCAATGAAATGCTTTCGAGTGGACTGGTTTCACTGCTTGGCGATGTATTTCAGCTTGCATTCATCATTGTGATGATGCTCATTCTGGATTGGCAACTTACGCTGGTGAGTTTTAGCGTTCTGCCACTGATGTTTTGGGCAACGATGGTGTTTAAGAAGTATGTGCGTGTCGCTTACCAAGATGTGCGCACCGAAGTTGCGCGACTGAATGCCTTCTTGCAGGAACACATTACGGGTATGATGATTGTGCAGCTTTTCAGCCGAGAGCAAAAAGAGTTCGAGAAACATTCTGAAATCAATGCTGCGCATCGAGATGCGAACATTCGCTCTGTGTGGTACTACTCCATTTTCTATCCCACCATTGAGTTGCTCTCTGCTATTGCGCTCGGCTTAATCATTTGGCATAGCAGCCAGCGTATTTTGTCGCACTCGCTTACGCTGGGCGTCGTGATTTCTTTTGTGCAATATATTGCTCTCTTTTTCCGACCGCTGCAAGACCTCTCCGATAAATTCAACATTATGCAGACTGCTATTACCAGCGCTGAGCGCATTTTTAGACTGCTTGACCAAAAAGTTTTTATCAGAGCGCCAGAGCACCCCGTCATACTGCAGCACGTCCGTGGCGATATTGCCTTCGAGAATGTCTCCTTTGCCTACACAGATGAGAACTGGGTGCTGCGCGACATTTCCTTTGAAGCTAAAGCGGGCGAGAAAATTGCATTGGTAGGAGCAACAGGTAGCGGTAAATCTACCATTATTAGTCTCCTGTCTAAGTTTTACGAGCCGCAAAAGGGCAGAATTCTACTCGACGGCATAGACATCCGCCAAATTCCTGAGCGAGAACTTCGCCGTCACATTGGTGTGGTTTTGCAAGATGTCTTCCTTTTTTCGGGCACTATTCGTGACAATATCACGCTAGGTAATGCCGAAATTAGCGACGCTGCGATTGATGCCGCTGCTCGGCTGGTCGGCGCACACACATTCATTGAGAAGCTACCCCGTCAGTATGATTACCTTGTGCAAGAGCGGGGGAGTGCTTTATCAGCTGGGCAGCGTCAGCTTATTGCATTTGTGCGCGCACTGGTGTATGACCCCAAAATCTTAGTCCTTGATGAAGCAACAAGTTCGGTTGACACAGAAACCGAGCAGCTCATTGAACGCGCCTTAGAGAAGTTGATGGCTGGGCGCACGGCTCTTATCATCGCCCATCGGTTATCGACCGTGCAGAAGGCAGACAAAATCATCGTTCTGCATCGGGGCACTATTCGGGAAATGGGCACGCATCAAGCACTTTTGCAGCAGCGCGGGCTTTACTACAAGCTCTATCAATTGCAATATGCTGAGCAAGTAGGCGTGCCTCACTCTGCAGAGAACCTCACCGCCAAAGATGAAGCATCTTGA
- a CDS encoding M14 family metallopeptidase: protein MTHRFFLAPLLLLFLYTPLTAQVKLDYYLPKVDYNPQVPTPEAFFGFQIGEWHLRPDQIDAYLYALAATSERVTIERIGKTYEERPLLLVIITSPENQRNLAFIKQQHKDLTNPQKSSRLSIESMPVVVWLGYSVHGDEPSGANAVPLIAYHLAAALDDEVEKWLRNTIILLDPHINPDGIARFAQWANMHKGKHVIADPEHREHNQLFPAGRFNHYWFDLNRDWLPVQLLESQARLAKFHEWMPNILTDHHEQGTNATFFFQPGVPSRNHPLLPKRTIELTEAIAQYHAKALDEIGSLYFTKENYDDFYFGKGSTYPDLQGCIGILFEQASSRGHAQESANGVLTFSFTIRNQVVTTFSTLRAAQALRKDLLSHQRDFFASALVEAEKSPVKTYIFGSPSDAAKNFHFVDFLRRHGIEVYELTKDLKAGGTEFKAGKAFAVPTNQPQYRLITAIFEKRTSFQDSLFYDISAWTMPLAFGLPFAELGSRVEGKRIDTLIFPQGKVIGSKASYAYLFDWSPYYAPRALYQLQKAGLRVKVATQPFEITTQAGMRKFDYGTVMVAVSQQRLSPDSLFALMERVARSNALEIYAVSTGLSTVGLGSSSFETVSLPRLAMLTGVSITPTDAGEIWHLLDQRFDIELSLLELSQLGRVNLSKYSAVLMPSGSYSALDSAGIANLRRYVLQGGTLVAIKGAVEWLIQRGIITEKIKKPKDDTARIRRPFEHIEEDERAQTITGAIFEATLDRSHPLCFGYESDKIALFRDHTLFLELSRNQYATPLQYTAKPLLSGYISKRNEEALRNTAAALVSRVGAGRAILFADNPNFRAFWYGTNKLFLNSLFFGAIMTRGARAETPNEDASH from the coding sequence ATGACACATCGCTTCTTTCTTGCTCCCCTCCTTTTGCTCTTTCTATACACGCCGCTTACTGCACAAGTCAAACTGGACTACTACCTACCCAAAGTTGACTACAATCCTCAAGTGCCTACCCCTGAGGCGTTCTTTGGTTTTCAAATTGGCGAATGGCATTTGCGTCCTGACCAGATTGATGCCTACCTTTATGCGCTCGCCGCTACCAGTGAGCGAGTTACAATCGAGCGAATCGGCAAAACATATGAAGAGCGACCGCTCCTACTGGTTATCATCACTTCACCAGAAAATCAGCGTAACCTTGCCTTCATTAAGCAGCAGCATAAAGACCTTACCAATCCACAGAAGTCCAGCCGCCTGTCCATTGAATCAATGCCTGTGGTGGTTTGGTTAGGTTACAGCGTGCACGGTGACGAACCCAGTGGCGCTAATGCTGTGCCGCTTATTGCGTATCATCTTGCGGCCGCGCTTGACGACGAAGTCGAAAAGTGGCTTCGCAATACGATTATTCTTCTTGACCCGCATATCAATCCTGACGGCATTGCACGCTTCGCACAATGGGCGAATATGCACAAAGGCAAGCACGTGATTGCTGACCCAGAGCATCGTGAGCACAATCAACTCTTTCCTGCTGGGCGATTTAATCACTATTGGTTTGATTTGAACCGTGATTGGCTGCCTGTGCAACTTCTCGAAAGCCAAGCCCGTCTGGCTAAGTTTCATGAGTGGATGCCAAACATTCTAACCGACCATCATGAGCAAGGCACGAATGCGACCTTTTTCTTTCAGCCGGGTGTGCCTTCACGAAATCATCCGCTCTTGCCTAAGCGTACTATTGAGCTGACCGAAGCAATTGCACAGTACCACGCCAAAGCCCTTGACGAAATTGGCTCGCTTTATTTCACGAAGGAGAACTATGATGACTTCTATTTCGGCAAAGGCTCTACTTACCCAGACCTGCAGGGCTGCATTGGCATTCTCTTCGAGCAAGCCAGCTCTCGCGGGCATGCGCAAGAAAGCGCGAACGGTGTGCTGACTTTTTCCTTCACCATTCGCAATCAAGTGGTTACCACTTTCTCTACACTGCGAGCTGCACAAGCCCTGCGGAAGGATTTGCTATCACACCAGCGCGACTTTTTTGCTTCCGCTTTAGTGGAAGCAGAGAAATCACCTGTTAAGACATATATCTTTGGCTCCCCAAGCGACGCTGCAAAGAATTTTCATTTTGTTGATTTTCTGCGGCGGCACGGCATAGAAGTGTATGAACTAACCAAAGACCTCAAAGCAGGAGGCACTGAGTTCAAGGCTGGTAAAGCCTTTGCTGTGCCCACCAATCAACCGCAGTATCGGTTAATTACGGCTATTTTTGAGAAGCGCACCTCGTTTCAGGATAGCCTTTTTTACGACATTTCAGCTTGGACCATGCCGCTGGCATTTGGCTTGCCTTTTGCAGAACTTGGCTCACGCGTAGAGGGCAAGCGCATTGACACGCTGATTTTCCCACAAGGCAAAGTGATTGGCAGCAAAGCCAGCTATGCATATCTCTTTGATTGGTCGCCCTACTATGCACCGCGCGCTCTGTATCAACTGCAGAAAGCTGGGCTTCGCGTCAAAGTTGCCACCCAGCCTTTTGAAATCACGACTCAAGCTGGCATGCGCAAGTTTGATTACGGCACGGTAATGGTGGCTGTAAGCCAGCAGCGCCTCTCACCAGATTCACTCTTTGCACTCATGGAGCGTGTGGCAAGGTCAAATGCATTGGAGATTTATGCCGTTAGTACTGGGCTTTCAACTGTCGGCTTAGGCAGCTCGAGCTTTGAGACAGTGTCGCTACCACGCCTTGCTATGCTTACGGGCGTGAGCATTACGCCAACGGACGCTGGCGAAATCTGGCATCTCTTAGACCAGCGCTTCGATATAGAGCTTTCGCTCCTCGAACTGTCACAATTAGGCAGAGTCAATCTTTCCAAGTATTCGGCAGTGCTGATGCCAAGCGGCAGTTACAGTGCACTGGATTCAGCAGGCATTGCGAACCTACGCCGATATGTCTTGCAAGGCGGCACTCTCGTGGCAATAAAAGGTGCAGTGGAGTGGCTCATTCAGCGCGGCATTATAACAGAGAAAATTAAAAAGCCGAAGGACGATACGGCACGCATCCGTCGTCCCTTTGAACACATTGAGGAAGACGAACGCGCCCAAACTATCACGGGTGCAATTTTCGAGGCTACGCTTGACCGCTCGCATCCGCTTTGCTTCGGCTACGAGAGTGACAAAATTGCACTCTTTCGTGACCACACACTTTTTTTAGAGCTTTCACGCAACCAATACGCCACACCCTTGCAATACACTGCAAAGCCGCTTCTTTCTGGCTACATCTCCAAGCGAAACGAGGAAGCGCTGCGCAACACCGCTGCTGCACTGGTGAGCCGCGTCGGCGCAGGGCGTGCTATTCTCTTTGCCGATAACCCTAATTTTCGTGCCTTCTGGTATGGCACAAATAAACTTTTTCTCAACAGCCTTTTCTTTGGTGCGATAATGACACGTGGTGCACGTGCTGAAACACCCAATGAAGACGCTTCACATTAA
- a CDS encoding M28 family peptidase, whose product MKALILCLALAFLALPLAAQKRNASRTPSLPEFLLSSQETAAHIRFLASDELMGRMTGEIGNNVAARYIAEQFRLYGLKEVQGAAGYYQKVPLVKVRPPKDAFLVWGTDTLRQGKDLLVLNGSKLTVTAPVVFAKHGIVDDKAGRNDYEGIDAKGKIVVVKLGDADNTDVRQALRLRETKQKAAAERGAMALLELYDATVPWSLIMQFANRETIQLPSEETAHLTYIWLSDAGKTYLERALRTESLTIESSGLQREPFFSQNVIGLIEGSDPKLRNEYILLSAHYDHIGTGRRPNQTDTIFNGARDNGMGTTALLAAAKAFSQKPPKRSVICLAVTAEEVGLLGSQYYATHPLVPLEQTVFNLNVDGAGYNDTTIVTVIGWERTTAMKDIEAGAKAFGLGIISDPAPEQNLFDRSDNVSFAAKGVPAPTFSEGFRSFDAEIGKYYHQPADQADENFNFSYLHRFCQAYIHAARRIADRPERPRWVKGDKYEPAFNLLYGKR is encoded by the coding sequence ATGAAAGCTCTCATACTTTGCCTCGCGCTTGCTTTTCTTGCCTTGCCCTTAGCCGCACAGAAGCGGAATGCTTCGCGAACACCTTCCTTGCCAGAGTTTCTGCTCTCATCGCAGGAAACAGCTGCGCACATTCGCTTCCTCGCTTCTGATGAATTGATGGGCCGAATGACGGGCGAAATCGGCAATAACGTTGCGGCACGCTACATCGCTGAGCAATTTCGGCTCTACGGCTTAAAAGAGGTACAAGGTGCAGCTGGTTACTACCAGAAAGTACCCCTTGTGAAAGTGCGACCACCAAAAGATGCGTTTTTGGTTTGGGGGACTGATACGCTGCGTCAAGGCAAGGATCTATTGGTTCTAAATGGCTCAAAACTGACTGTGACTGCGCCTGTTGTGTTTGCCAAACACGGCATCGTTGATGACAAGGCAGGACGCAACGATTACGAAGGCATAGACGCAAAAGGCAAAATCGTGGTGGTCAAACTCGGCGATGCTGACAATACCGATGTGCGGCAAGCCCTGCGTTTGCGAGAAACCAAGCAGAAGGCCGCCGCTGAGCGTGGGGCGATGGCACTCCTTGAACTCTATGATGCCACTGTCCCATGGTCGCTTATTATGCAGTTTGCTAACCGTGAGACCATTCAACTTCCTTCTGAAGAAACCGCTCACCTCACATACATCTGGCTTAGCGATGCTGGGAAAACATATCTCGAGCGCGCCCTGCGCACTGAAAGCCTCACGATTGAATCCAGTGGGCTTCAGCGCGAGCCGTTCTTCTCACAAAATGTGATTGGTCTTATTGAAGGCAGCGATCCCAAGCTCCGCAATGAATACATTTTGCTTAGTGCGCACTACGACCACATCGGCACAGGACGACGTCCTAACCAAACTGATACAATCTTCAACGGCGCTCGCGACAACGGCATGGGCACCACCGCTCTCCTTGCCGCCGCCAAAGCCTTCTCCCAGAAACCGCCCAAGCGATCGGTCATCTGTTTGGCTGTGACTGCAGAAGAGGTAGGGCTTTTAGGTAGCCAATACTACGCCACACACCCCCTCGTGCCGCTGGAACAAACTGTTTTTAATCTTAATGTTGATGGCGCTGGCTACAACGATACCACCATTGTAACCGTCATTGGTTGGGAACGCACCACTGCAATGAAAGACATCGAAGCAGGCGCCAAGGCTTTTGGTTTGGGCATTATTAGCGACCCTGCACCAGAGCAAAATCTCTTCGACCGCTCCGACAATGTTAGCTTTGCTGCAAAAGGCGTCCCCGCACCGACCTTCAGTGAAGGCTTCCGTAGCTTCGACGCAGAAATTGGCAAATACTATCATCAACCTGCTGACCAAGCCGACGAGAATTTCAACTTTTCGTATCTGCACCGATTCTGTCAAGCCTACATTCATGCCGCGCGCCGTATTGCTGACCGTCCTGAGCGTCCTCGCTGGGTCAAAGGCGATAAGTATGAACCCGCGTTCAATCTGCTCTACGGCAAAAGGTAG